TCTCCGTGGTGGTTCCTGCTGCTGATCCTGGTGGCGGCCGTCGCCGTGGCCTACGTGCTCGCCCAGCGGGCGCGGCGCAAGCGCGTGATGCGGTTCGCGAACCTGGAGCTGCTCGACAAGATCGCGCCGAAGACGCAGGGCTGGATCCGGCACGTGCCGGCGGTGCTGATCGTGTTCTCGCTGCTGGTGCTCACCGTGGCGCTGGCCGGGCCGACGGCCGAGCAGAAGGTGCCGCGCAACCGCGCCACGGTCGTGCTGGTGATCGACGTGTCGCTGTCGATGGAAGCCACCGACGTCGCGCCCAACCGGCTGAAGGCGGCGCAGGACGCGGCCAAGCAGTTCGCCGAGAACATGACCCCGGGCGTGAACCTCGGGCTGATCTCCTTCGCCGGCACCGCGACCGTGCTGGTCAACCCGACCACCGATCGCGCCGGCGTGGTCAAGGCGATCGACAACCTGAAGCTCGCGCAGTCCACCGCGACCGGTGAAGGCATCTTCGCGGCCATGCAGTCGATCGAGAGCTTCTCGGCCGTGGTCGGCGGCGCCGACGGTCCGCCGC
The sequence above is a segment of the Amycolatopsis sp. 2-15 genome. Coding sequences within it:
- a CDS encoding VWA domain-containing protein, which produces MSLAGFTSPWWFLLLILVAAVAVAYVLAQRARRKRVMRFANLELLDKIAPKTQGWIRHVPAVLIVFSLLVLTVALAGPTAEQKVPRNRATVVLVIDVSLSMEATDVAPNRLKAAQDAAKQFAENMTPGVNLGLISFAGTATVLVNPTTDRAGVVKAIDNLKLAQSTATGEGIFAAMQSIESFSAVVGGADGPPPARIVLMSDGKQTVPEDLYAPRGAYTAAQAAKQAQMPISSISFGTTHGSVDIEGKPQDVRVDDDSLKEIARLSGGDFYKAASADELKKVYADLGEQIGYELKNADASKPWVVIGTLVLMIGAAAALLIGQRLP